The sequence below is a genomic window from Sporomusaceae bacterium FL31.
TGATTTAGAGTCTCCATTAGGAGTAGATTTCGTAAAACTAATATTTATTGTATTCTCACCTATGATATGACATGAGCGTGTTGCAGCAAAGAAGAATAGCGAAAAAGTTTATTTACAAACACCTCGTTGGAGCGACGTGAGCACTGGCGAAGACGGGATAAACAAAAAAGTCCATCAGCACGATGAATAAGTTAAGACCCCGAAGTATGAAACTTTCGGGGTCTTAACTTATTCATTGTTCCACAGACGAAGTCGCTGTGATTATCATCACATTCAATAGGTTGAAATTCCGCTAGAATGATATCAAACAGTGTTGCTCATGGTTCCTATAATGGTTCATATATAAGGAGGAAAAAAATATGTCAATGTTTTGTTATCAATGTCAAGAAACAGCAAAAGGTACTGGCTGCACGATGCGGGGTGTCTGCGGAAAGACAGCTGATGTGGCCAATCTCCAAGACCTGCTCATTTATACGCTCAAAGGAATTTCGGTATATACCCTTGAGGCTCGCAAAGCGGGCATTGATACAGCTAAAGCTGATAAGTTCATTATGGAAGGCTTATTTGCTACCATCACCAATGCTAACTTTGATAAAGAGTACTTTATTGCTCTCATTAAACAAGCTTTAAGCGTGCGCGAAGCTGTGAAGGCTGCTTTAATAAAAGCCGGCGTGTCGGTAGAAGCTGCAAACGATAGTACGAAATCCATCTGGCAGAAAATAGCGAAATGGTTTACCGGTGCCGAGGAAATAGAAACTGCTCATGACAGCACTTTGTGGTTTGCTGACAGCGCAGCTGTTTTTGAAGAGAAAGCTGCCAAAGTCGGAATTTTAGCTACTGAAAACGAAGATGTCCGCTCATTGCGCGAATTACTCACTTATGGCGTTAAAGGGATGGCTGCCTACGCCGAGCATGCCTATACCTTAGGGTATAAGGAAGATGCAATTTTTGCTTTCATTCAAAAGGCGCTGGTTGCTACAATCAATGATAAGTTAAGTGCTGATGAACTGGTTGCATTAGTATTGGAGTGCGGCAAATACGGCGTCGATGTTATGGCTTTGCTGGATAAAGCCAATACCAGCACCTATGGCAACCCAGAGATTACCAAGGTTAATATTGGTGTGAGAAAAAACCCGGCTATTCTCATTAGTGGTCATGATCTGAAGGACCTTGAAGAACTGCTGGAACAAACCAAAGGCACTAGCGTTGACGTCTATACTCACGGCGAGATGCTGCCGGCTCATTATTACCCAGCCTTTAAGAAATATGACAATTTTGCCGGTAATTATGGTAATGCATGGTGGTTGCAAGACAAAGAATTCGAAACCTTCAACGGACCTATCCTGATGACTACCAACTGCTTAGTACCGCCCAAGGCCAGCTACAAGGATCGCGTATATGTGACCGGTGTAGTAGGATTCGAAGGCTTAAAGCAAATTGGCGAGCGGGTGAATGGTAAGCCGAAAGATTTTTCGGCGCTTATCGCTCATGCTAAACAATGCCCACCGCCTCAAGAATTGGAGCAAGGTGAGATTGTCGGTGGTTTTGCCCACAGCCAGGTGCTTGCACTGGCAGATAAAGTAGTAGACGCTGTGAAAAGCGGCGCTATTAAACGGTTTTTTGTTATGGCAGGCTGCGACGGCCGTATGAAAAGCAGAGACTATTATGCCGAATTTGCTAAAGCACTGCCGCAAGACACCGTGATTTTGACAGCTGGTTGCGCTAAATATCGCTATAACAAGCTGCCCCTTGGTGACATCGGTGGTATTCCCCGCGTATTGGATGCCGGCCAATGCAACGACTCTTACTCACTGGCAATTATTGCGTTGAAGCTCAAAGAAGTGTTTGGTCTGGATGATGTTAATAAACTTCCTGTATCTTACAATATAGCCTGGTATGAACAAAAAGCCGTTATCGTGCTGCTAGCTCTGTTGTACCTTGGTGTGAAAAATATTCACCTCGGTCCTACGCTGCCTGGTTTCCTTTCACCAAATGTAGCAAAGGTTCTGGTAGAGAACTTTGGCATCGGCGGCATTACCACTCCGGAAGACGATATCAAAATGTTCATATCTTAATGGTTGCAAGGTAATAGAAAGAATGACCTTAAGTTTACAAATGAAGTGAACCCCGGTTAAGGAAGATAAAAGAAACATCCCTATCATAGGATTACTCAATATTACGCAGACTGGCACCGTTTCTCGTACGGTGTCAGTTTTGTTTTAAGCTGGCATCGTTCATAGTTATAATAATGAATGTACTGCTCTACGGCCTCTCTGGCTTCATCGATGGTTGCAAACTTACGACGCTGTATCCATTCTGTCTTGAGCATGCCGAAGAAATTCTCTATGCAAGCGTTATCTAAGCAATTACCTCGCCTTGACATTGATGGTGTCATATCATAGTCTTGAAGTAGGCGAAAATACGCGTGGGAAGTGTATTGGAAGCCTTGGTCGCTGTGGAGTACCAGTCCACTTGCGACCTTTTCCCTTTTTAACGCTTCTTTAATTGTCATTGTAACTAAATTGACGCTCTGCTCCGTTCCCATTCTATGACCTACGATAAAGCCATCGCTGAGATCCTTGATGGCTGACAGATAAAGGATTCCCTGCTGAGTATGTATATAGGTAATATCCGTTACCCATTTCTGGTTCGACCGCTCTGCGTTAAAGTTACGGTTTAGGATGTTTTCATAACGATGAAGCGCATCACTGTAATGAGTATAGGGTCGCCGCCGTCGGGATACTGATTGGATACCTAGTTTTTTCATGATCCGGTATACAACTTTATGATTAACTAGTACACCATAATGTTTAGTTATTTGAAGCGTAATTTGTCTATATCCGGCACTGCCATTAGAAGCATTGTATCTATTCAAAATCAGTTCAGACAGGTGTATATCCCGGTCTGGCTGATTTTGCCGAACTCGCCATTTGTAGTACCCAGAATAGGACACATTGAATATTCTACACATCCCTCCTAAAGGATACCTACCTTCAAAACGGAAGATCACCCGATAGCGGAGATAATTACTCAGCTCCTTCCCGCCTCGCATAGAAAATTTCTCAGCAATTCATTCTCCATTCGTAGTTGCTTTAGTTCATATTTTATCTGTTCTTGTTCAGATCTTGGCCTTTTTCTTGGCCTTCCCTTGGGCTTAGGCTGCACTCCAGGTTTGTCTCTATTCCGATGGCGTCGACACCATACTTTAAGCTGGGATTTAGACGTGATACCGAGTTGTATCATAACTTCATTCAGTGTTAGGCCATCCTCCAGATGCATCCGAACAGCTTGCTGTTTAATTGCTTCTGAGTAATGTTTCATTCCCTTTTTCCCAGCCATAATGAAACAACCTCCTATGGTAGTTCCTTTTTATCCTACCATAGGAGGTTGTTTTCTTTCATCTTCCGTTTTGAGGGTTCACTTCACAAACTTAGGGTCATTCTTTTTTGATGTTCTTTATCGTTTATAAATATAATTATTTGTAGTTAAACAATTTCTATTTTTTGTCTCCGCAGAGACTCAATAAAGTTTGAACTTACATGCAGATTGCTTTGTACCAGCTCAGGCGGAGTTAGTGCCATCCATTGGTTTAGTGACATATCGGCATAGTGGGCTGAGCGGAATAACTCCAAAAACCAGAGACTGCAGTCACCGGTGTTTTGTACATAGTGGCCATAAGGAAATGGAATATAGCCAACATCACCAGCCTGGACATTGAAAGTACGCGCATTGCCATTTGCGGCAAATGCAGTCATTCGCCCCATTCCTGAGATGAAGTATTGCCACTCATCGTCAAAGTGCCAATGCATCTCTCTCATGCCCCCTGGCTTAACTTCCACCAAAGCCGCTGCAGTGGTCGTTGAAATAGGGAAATTACTTGAATCCACGATACGCACCGTTCCATATGGATATTCGAGCGGTTTTTGGGCAAGCAACCGATGTTTAAAGGTTTTTGGTACTGTACCGAAGGGATCGGGGACTTTCTGGCTTTGGATGGTTCCAGGGATACTGGATTGATAAATGTATCGCTGTTTGGCAGGAATATTGGCAAAGACACTAGTGGGTACGCCGAAATTTGCTGACAGGATTTCTTTAGGGGTGTGTGCGAACCAATCAGAAATGGAAAAGGTATTGAGATCAGAGAAATGACCATCGTTAAAGACAAGTAAAAATTCGCAGCCATTCTCCAGCCCCTGGATGGTATGCGGAATGCCTGCAGGAAAGAACCATAAATCACCAGGAAAGATATCACCAATAAAATTTCGGCCATCCTGGTCTACCGAAGTTACACGGGCGCTACCCAATAAGACATAAGCCCACTCTGTTTGGGAATGCCAATGCATCTCGCGAACACCGCCAGGCGTTAAAGCCATATTTACTCCGGCTAGTGTTGTGGCAACTGGCAGTTCACGAATTGTTATCTCGCGCGACCAGCCGCCGTGGTTTAATGTCATATGGGCATCAGAAAATGAAAATTTCAGGTTTGGGATTAAGCCGGCATCTGTAGCTGGTGGGACAAGCATGTCCGGATTTTCAAAGTCTCTCAGAATGTCTCGCGGCCCAAGATCAAGGGCGCCAGCGCCATCATCTCTTATTGGTTGTGGCACATCCTCGCATAGCTCTTGATTTCTTAATAATTTAGACATAGACCC
It includes:
- the hcp_3 gene encoding hydroxylamine reductase, with the translated sequence MSMFCYQCQETAKGTGCTMRGVCGKTADVANLQDLLIYTLKGISVYTLEARKAGIDTAKADKFIMEGLFATITNANFDKEYFIALIKQALSVREAVKAALIKAGVSVEAANDSTKSIWQKIAKWFTGAEEIETAHDSTLWFADSAAVFEEKAAKVGILATENEDVRSLRELLTYGVKGMAAYAEHAYTLGYKEDAIFAFIQKALVATINDKLSADELVALVLECGKYGVDVMALLDKANTSTYGNPEITKVNIGVRKNPAILISGHDLKDLEELLEQTKGTSVDVYTHGEMLPAHYYPAFKKYDNFAGNYGNAWWLQDKEFETFNGPILMTTNCLVPPKASYKDRVYVTGVVGFEGLKQIGERVNGKPKDFSALIAHAKQCPPPQELEQGEIVGGFAHSQVLALADKVVDAVKSGAIKRFFVMAGCDGRMKSRDYYAEFAKALPQDTVILTAGCAKYRYNKLPLGDIGGIPRVLDAGQCNDSYSLAIIALKLKEVFGLDDVNKLPVSYNIAWYEQKAVIVLLALLYLGVKNIHLGPTLPGFLSPNVAKVLVENFGIGGITTPEDDIKMFIS
- a CDS encoding integrase, encoding MRGGKELSNYLRYRVIFRFEGRYPLGGMCRIFNVSYSGYYKWRVRQNQPDRDIHLSELILNRYNASNGSAGYRQITLQITKHYGVLVNHKVVYRIMKKLGIQSVSRRRRPYTHYSDALHRYENILNRNFNAERSNQKWVTDITYIHTQQGILYLSAIKDLSDGFIVGHRMGTEQSVNLVTMTIKEALKREKVASGLVLHSDQGFQYTSHAYFRLLQDYDMTPSMSRRGNCLDNACIENFFGMLKTEWIQRRKFATIDEAREAVEQYIHYYNYERCQLKTKLTPYEKRCQSA
- a CDS encoding transposase; protein product: MAGKKGMKHYSEAIKQQAVRMHLEDGLTLNEVMIQLGITSKSQLKVWCRRHRNRDKPGVQPKPKGRPRKRPRSEQEQIKYELKQLRMENELLRNFLCEAGRS
- a CDS encoding oxalate decarboxylase; the protein is MSKLLRNQELCEDVPQPIRDDGAGALDLGPRDILRDFENPDMLVPPATDAGLIPNLKFSFSDAHMTLNHGGWSREITIRELPVATTLAGVNMALTPGGVREMHWHSQTEWAYVLLGSARVTSVDQDGRNFIGDIFPGDLWFFPAGIPHTIQGLENGCEFLLVFNDGHFSDLNTFSISDWFAHTPKEILSANFGVPTSVFANIPAKQRYIYQSSIPGTIQSQKVPDPFGTVPKTFKHRLLAQKPLEYPYGTVRIVDSSNFPISTTTAAALVEVKPGGMREMHWHFDDEWQYFISGMGRMTAFAANGNARTFNVQAGDVGYIPFPYGHYVQNTGDCSLWFLELFRSAHYADMSLNQWMALTPPELVQSNLHVSSNFIESLRRQKIEIV